Proteins found in one Candidatus Woesearchaeota archaeon genomic segment:
- a CDS encoding NUDIX domain-containing protein: MQIEKSCGAVIFREFEGRNLFLILKHKAGHWDFSKGHVEGSESGIETAKREAVEETGIGELNFFEGFLERIGYFFKEGGIIHKKEVFFYLAKTSEEKVNLSFEHTAFEWLSYEDALNKVTFKNSKKVLKSAQEFLEKYKESKK; encoded by the coding sequence ATGCAGATTGAGAAGTCATGCGGGGCAGTTATTTTCAGGGAATTTGAAGGAAGGAATCTTTTTCTGATTTTAAAGCACAAGGCAGGGCACTGGGATTTTTCAAAGGGGCATGTTGAGGGCTCTGAAAGCGGAATTGAAACAGCAAAAAGGGAAGCTGTTGAGGAAACAGGAATAGGAGAGCTTAATTTTTTTGAGGGTTTTTTGGAAAGGATAGGCTACTTCTTCAAGGAAGGGGGAATTATCCACAAGAAAGAGGTTTTTTTCTACCTTGCAAAAACAAGCGAGGAAAAGGTAAACCTCTCTTTTGAGCACACCGCATTTGAATGGCTTTCCTATGAAGATGCATTGAATAAGGTGACATTCAAGAATTCAAAGAAGGTTTTGAAGTCTGCGCAGGAATTTCTTGAAAAATATAAGGAAAGCAAAAAATAA